Proteins encoded by one window of Sphingosinicella sp. BN140058:
- a CDS encoding AAA family ATPase, translating to MGEKLLAQRILCLLRATKSRGGKAAAATLDWAADQRDWLWPDRVWRDPKKKKDKSDSLDWDSLPRLADEIVGDEEEDLLAAAVAAVADLLDLDGFDRALLGVATALDRLPHVAVLRDRLACAGEDVPALAALLAGAEPAGAALRVRRSPLVKLGLIETSADSYSGGVDLTLDWRLADILDDGCRDEERLIAVLAGARQPATLIPDDFAEHANDLDFLVRLLRGAVAQGASGVNVLIHGPPGTGKTEFARTLAAAAGLGLHAVGESDSDGDEPNRRYRVHALTRAQRLLARRGRSLILFDEMEDLFADGVASSQKLGSKVFVNRLLETNLVPILWTSNAICEVDPAHLRRMSYVLRMDYPGPRARARIVTRIAATEGVRAESLDTLVAREPETAAIARVALRSAALAGGDGADVVARSLLLGLRGGRCLPPSVSGDAPDLDLYEADQGIRALVAQLSSADAPSDFSLLLTGPPGTGKTALAAHIAERLDRPLAVKRGSDLLSKWVGGTEANIADAFAAAREDGSVLLFDEVDSLLRDRQDAHQSWEVTQVNELLTWLDSHPLPFIAATNFAQRLDPAALRRFVFKIDLKPMSRAAAERAFCRFFGLAAPSVLCDIGGLTPGDFAVVKRQLRYRPGASATEIATLLRAEARAKPERPVRIGF from the coding sequence ATGGGCGAAAAACTTTTGGCGCAGCGCATTCTTTGCCTGCTGCGCGCTACCAAGAGCCGCGGCGGCAAGGCCGCGGCGGCGACACTCGACTGGGCCGCCGATCAGCGTGATTGGCTGTGGCCTGACCGCGTCTGGCGCGATCCCAAGAAGAAGAAGGACAAGAGCGACAGCCTGGACTGGGACAGCCTTCCCCGGCTCGCCGATGAGATCGTCGGGGACGAAGAGGAGGATCTCTTGGCTGCGGCCGTTGCCGCCGTCGCCGATCTGCTCGATCTCGACGGCTTCGATCGCGCGCTGCTCGGCGTCGCAACCGCCCTGGATCGGCTGCCGCATGTCGCCGTGCTGCGGGATCGTCTGGCCTGCGCAGGCGAGGATGTTCCCGCGCTGGCCGCGCTGCTCGCCGGCGCCGAGCCGGCCGGGGCAGCGCTGCGGGTACGTCGATCTCCGCTGGTCAAGCTGGGACTGATCGAGACCTCTGCCGATTCCTACTCGGGCGGCGTCGATCTCACGCTCGACTGGCGTCTTGCAGACATCCTCGACGACGGTTGCCGGGACGAGGAACGGCTGATTGCGGTGCTCGCCGGAGCCCGCCAGCCGGCGACGCTGATACCGGACGACTTCGCCGAACATGCGAACGATCTCGATTTCCTCGTCCGCCTCCTCCGCGGTGCGGTCGCGCAAGGCGCATCCGGCGTGAACGTGCTGATCCACGGCCCGCCGGGAACCGGCAAGACGGAGTTCGCGCGCACACTGGCGGCAGCTGCGGGCTTGGGCCTCCACGCCGTTGGAGAAAGCGATTCGGACGGCGACGAGCCCAACCGGCGCTACCGCGTGCACGCGCTCACCCGGGCGCAACGGCTGCTCGCCCGGCGCGGCCGGAGCCTGATCCTGTTCGACGAAATGGAGGATCTGTTCGCCGACGGTGTGGCATCCAGCCAGAAGCTCGGCTCGAAAGTCTTCGTCAATCGGCTGTTGGAAACCAACCTCGTGCCGATCCTGTGGACGTCCAACGCGATCTGCGAAGTCGATCCGGCCCATCTGCGCCGCATGAGCTACGTGCTCCGGATGGACTATCCCGGCCCGCGCGCGCGGGCGCGGATCGTCACGCGCATCGCCGCGACCGAAGGCGTCCGCGCCGAGTCCCTCGACACGCTCGTCGCACGCGAACCGGAAACGGCGGCGATCGCGCGAGTCGCGCTGCGCTCGGCGGCGCTCGCCGGCGGCGACGGTGCCGACGTCGTAGCCCGTTCGCTTCTCCTTGGTCTTCGCGGCGGCCGCTGCCTGCCGCCGTCCGTCTCGGGGGATGCGCCGGATCTCGATCTCTACGAAGCCGATCAGGGTATCCGGGCACTGGTTGCGCAGCTCTCGAGCGCGGACGCTCCGTCCGACTTCTCGCTGCTGCTCACCGGACCGCCCGGAACCGGCAAGACTGCGCTGGCCGCGCACATCGCCGAGCGGCTCGACAGGCCCCTTGCGGTCAAGCGCGGATCGGATCTGCTGTCCAAATGGGTCGGCGGCACCGAAGCGAACATCGCGGACGCGTTCGCCGCCGCACGTGAGGACGGGTCGGTGCTGCTGTTCGACGAAGTCGACTCGCTGCTTCGCGACCGACAGGATGCCCATCAATCGTGGGAGGTGACGCAGGTCAACGAATTGCTGACGTGGCTTGATTCGCACCCGCTGCCGTTCATCGCCGCAACCAATTTCGCGCAAAGGCTCGATCCGGCGGCGCTCCGGCGATTCGTGTTCAAGATCGACTTGAAGCCGATGTCGCGGGCGGCAGCAGAAAGAGCCTTCTGCCGCTTCTTCGGGCTCGCGGCACCTTCTGTCTTGTGCGACATCGGCGGCCTCACGCCGGGCGACTTCGCCGTGGTCAAGCGGCAGCTACGTTACCGTCCCGGGGCTTCCGCAACCGAGATCGCGACCCTGCTGCGGGCCGAGGCGCGCGCCAAACCCGAGCGACCGGTCCGTATCGGCTTCTGA
- a CDS encoding DUF3297 family protein yields the protein MADTPPDRLSLNPKSPFFDATLLRRGVGIRFKGKERTDVEEYSVSEGWIRVAAGRSLDRFGQPMTVKLKGEVEPFFQDAQGGGEETTDEEPGAGEQD from the coding sequence ATGGCTGACACGCCTCCGGACCGGCTCTCGCTCAATCCGAAGAGCCCGTTTTTCGACGCCACCCTGCTTCGGCGCGGCGTCGGCATCCGCTTCAAGGGCAAGGAGCGCACGGACGTCGAGGAATATAGCGTTTCCGAAGGCTGGATCCGGGTCGCCGCTGGCCGGAGCCTCGACCGCTTCGGCCAGCCGATGACGGTGAAGCTCAAGGGCGAGGTCGAACCCTTCTTCCAGGATGCGCAAGGCGGCGGCGAAGAGACTACGGACGAAGAGCCGGGCGCAGGCGAACAAGACTGA